A genomic window from Corynebacterium fournieri includes:
- the dapA gene encoding 4-hydroxy-tetrahydrodipicolinate synthase, whose amino-acid sequence MGISLKADRGAEIFGCVGVAMVTPFDSDGELDLAAGRDLAAHLVDQGIDSLVLAGTTGESPTTTDEEKVALLKAVREEVGDKAQLIAGAGSNDTRHAVAMAKAAKEGGADGLLVVTPYYSKPSQAGVETHFRAVAEATDLPICLYDIPGRSGIPIDSDTIRRLAEVETIQAMKDAKGDFFAASALIQETGLAWYSGDDPLNLPWLAVGATGMISVVGHVAPKALRELVTAYENGDLARAREINADTLNVLARQQGALGGVTFAKAALRLQGIEVGDPRLPVAKATDEQVERLREDMKQAGVL is encoded by the coding sequence ATGGGCATTTCTCTCAAAGCTGATCGAGGAGCCGAGATCTTCGGCTGCGTCGGCGTTGCTATGGTCACGCCGTTTGATTCCGACGGTGAACTCGACCTTGCAGCAGGCCGCGATCTTGCTGCCCACTTGGTTGACCAAGGAATCGACTCACTGGTACTCGCAGGCACGACGGGTGAATCCCCGACAACCACAGACGAGGAGAAAGTTGCGCTGCTGAAAGCAGTGCGCGAAGAGGTAGGGGACAAGGCCCAGCTCATCGCGGGCGCGGGGTCCAACGACACCCGGCACGCGGTGGCAATGGCAAAAGCGGCCAAAGAAGGCGGCGCAGACGGCCTCTTGGTAGTCACGCCATACTACTCCAAGCCCTCCCAGGCAGGCGTTGAGACGCACTTCCGCGCAGTAGCGGAGGCGACCGACCTGCCAATTTGCCTCTACGACATCCCCGGCCGTTCCGGTATCCCGATCGATTCCGACACCATCCGCAGGCTTGCGGAGGTAGAGACGATCCAGGCGATGAAAGACGCGAAGGGCGACTTCTTCGCCGCTTCCGCGCTGATCCAGGAAACCGGGCTGGCCTGGTACTCGGGCGACGACCCGCTGAACCTGCCGTGGCTCGCCGTCGGCGCGACCGGAATGATCTCTGTGGTGGGGCATGTCGCACCGAAAGCACTGCGTGAATTAGTGACTGCATACGAGAATGGCGATCTCGCCCGCGCACGGGAAATCAACGCCGACACACTCAACGTGCTCGCGCGCCAACAGGGCGCGCTGGGCGGCGTGACATTTGCAAAGGCAGCTCTGCGACTGCAGGGCATCGAAGTAGGAGACCCGCGCCTGCCCGTCGCCAAGGCGACGGACGAGCAGGTCGAGCGGCTCCGCGAGGATATGAAACAGGCTGGAGTCCTATAA
- a CDS encoding FAD-dependent thymidylate synthase, giving the protein MRVDLVAATALRTPATEEVTPGEAAIAFASLSDVPPAVWLRRRFDSLVGARSELLEHASATLRIQDVSRDAAAAIRRHGLAVSERAGTGAVTPTAISADEELTRLFEAAVEESAFVRGELLQALEEAMADEPNVLVRRKRAREAANALIPAAAATELVATGSYRAWREFIVAHNGRFEHEEIRELAHAVLEIMRGEAPLLFGDLAEGERR; this is encoded by the coding sequence ATGCGGGTTGATCTGGTTGCGGCCACAGCGCTGCGCACGCCTGCGACCGAGGAAGTCACCCCAGGTGAGGCCGCGATCGCTTTCGCCTCGCTGAGCGACGTACCTCCGGCCGTCTGGCTGCGACGGCGCTTTGACAGCCTGGTCGGCGCTCGATCAGAGCTTCTGGAGCACGCGAGCGCCACCCTGCGTATCCAGGATGTTTCCCGCGATGCTGCCGCGGCGATTCGCAGGCACGGCCTCGCCGTGAGTGAGCGTGCCGGTACCGGAGCTGTCACCCCGACCGCAATCTCCGCCGACGAGGAGCTGACCCGGCTGTTCGAAGCGGCGGTGGAAGAGTCCGCATTCGTGCGCGGGGAACTGCTGCAGGCGCTCGAGGAAGCGATGGCCGACGAGCCGAACGTGCTTGTGCGGCGCAAGCGCGCCCGCGAGGCGGCGAACGCGCTGATTCCGGCTGCGGCGGCGACCGAGCTTGTGGCAACCGGCAGCTACCGCGCGTGGCGGGAGTTCATCGTCGCCCACAACGGCCGTTTCGAGCACGAGGAAATTCGGGAATTGGCGCATGCCGTGCTCGAGATCATGCGGGGCGAGGCGCCGCTGTTGTTCGGCGATTTGGCCGAAGGGGAACGTCGATAA
- the dapB gene encoding 4-hydroxy-tetrahydrodipicolinate reductase: protein MIKVGVLGASGKVGSAVVAGVDKAEDLELAAKIDSKDSLQTLVDEGVDVIVDFTTPNAVMGNLEFCINNGIHCVVGTTGFDDERYQQVRDWCAANEEVGVLIAPNFAISAVLTMAFARQAARFFESAEVVEFHHPNKLDAPSGTAVKTAQGIAEARREAGMDNMPDATEQALDGSRGANVDGVPVHAVRMQGMVAHEEVIFGTTDQSLTIRQDSYGRESFVPGVLTGVREVANRPGLTIGLDEYLGL from the coding sequence ATGATCAAAGTTGGTGTGCTCGGCGCGAGCGGCAAGGTCGGTTCCGCCGTCGTTGCCGGGGTAGACAAGGCAGAAGATTTGGAGCTTGCCGCAAAAATCGACAGCAAGGACTCGTTGCAGACGCTGGTGGACGAGGGCGTCGATGTCATCGTCGACTTCACCACTCCGAACGCAGTGATGGGCAACCTGGAGTTCTGCATCAACAACGGCATTCACTGCGTGGTGGGCACTACCGGCTTCGACGACGAGCGCTACCAGCAGGTTCGCGACTGGTGCGCCGCGAACGAAGAAGTCGGTGTGCTCATCGCCCCGAACTTCGCTATCTCCGCAGTGCTCACTATGGCGTTTGCGCGCCAGGCGGCCCGCTTCTTCGAGTCCGCTGAGGTGGTGGAGTTCCATCACCCGAACAAGCTGGACGCGCCGAGCGGCACCGCGGTCAAGACCGCGCAGGGGATCGCGGAAGCTCGCCGCGAGGCCGGCATGGACAACATGCCGGACGCGACCGAGCAGGCGCTCGACGGCTCCCGCGGTGCCAACGTGGACGGCGTGCCAGTGCACGCGGTGCGCATGCAAGGCATGGTTGCGCACGAGGAAGTCATCTTCGGCACCACGGATCAGTCCCTCACTATCCGCCAAGACTCCTACGGACGCGAATCCTTCGTCCCCGGCGTGCTCACCGGCGTGCGCGAAGTGGCCAACCGTCCGGGCCTGACCATCGGCCTCGACGAGTATCTCGGGTTGTAA
- a CDS encoding AMIN-like domain-containing (lipo)protein, whose product MSHRSTVLTSALAVTALSIAACGGPTDDASGDATAETTTATSQTSTAASAPGTESSAASQPAGSEDRASQTSASQTNDVAAAAAPAAGQANSPFTLEDTHLETPGYSDLKIEGIRAGSHDGYDRVVVDFSGTGQPNVLAGYNADPRQQASGYPLVPAGNAYFDLIIQGVPQSMSLDEADIAKSDPAGVAAGGIAEIADGGVFEANAQYVIGLDAKRPYHLYMLDNPTRLVVDFQK is encoded by the coding sequence ATGTCACACCGCAGCACAGTTCTCACATCCGCACTCGCCGTGACCGCACTTTCCATAGCGGCGTGCGGCGGTCCGACCGACGACGCCTCCGGTGACGCGACCGCCGAGACCACGACGGCGACCTCCCAGACTTCTACCGCTGCATCCGCGCCGGGGACCGAAAGCTCTGCAGCGTCGCAGCCTGCGGGCAGCGAGGATCGCGCCTCGCAGACAAGCGCCTCGCAGACAAACGACGTCGCCGCCGCCGCTGCGCCGGCCGCCGGGCAAGCGAACTCGCCGTTCACGCTCGAGGACACGCACCTGGAAACCCCCGGGTACTCCGACCTGAAAATTGAGGGCATCCGGGCAGGCTCGCACGACGGATACGATCGCGTCGTGGTGGATTTTTCCGGCACCGGGCAGCCCAATGTGCTCGCCGGGTACAACGCGGATCCGCGCCAGCAGGCGTCCGGCTACCCGCTCGTGCCGGCTGGCAACGCCTATTTCGACCTGATTATCCAGGGTGTCCCGCAATCCATGTCGTTGGACGAAGCCGACATTGCCAAGTCGGATCCGGCCGGCGTCGCGGCCGGGGGCATTGCGGAAATCGCCGACGGAGGCGTGTTCGAAGCAAACGCGCAGTACGTGATCGGCCTGGACGCGAAGCGCCCGTACCACCTGTACATGCTGGACAACCCGACGCGTCTCGTCGTGGACTTTCAAAAATAG
- a CDS encoding FAD-dependent oxidoreductase has translation MFDPYRRPTVAVVGAGIAGCTAAAECAFSGFDTTLFDRQDYIGGHLTSPEAANVSKRQHFRTPYLKLTRTDGTPRSVIAHLEAAVAKSGATFTARSEVTGAQWNADEGQWEVTVVRDGREHTELFDVLIRATGEPSPWIAVPGRKNISADELYLHNGIDVVGLPNALFVDYHTPDPKFDEKSWAVFEARGDYARRYVRQLEIRGPGALTVKPDKWRVQPGTVRGLKSVLVEFEPDVHDFTRAANHQAASRRPLQATAS, from the coding sequence ATGTTCGATCCGTACCGCCGCCCCACGGTGGCTGTCGTCGGCGCCGGAATCGCCGGGTGCACTGCTGCAGCAGAATGCGCCTTTTCCGGCTTCGACACCACATTGTTTGACCGCCAGGACTACATCGGCGGGCACCTCACTTCCCCGGAGGCCGCCAACGTGTCCAAACGGCAACATTTCCGTACCCCGTATTTGAAGCTGACCAGAACTGACGGCACTCCCCGTTCCGTCATTGCCCACCTCGAGGCAGCGGTGGCGAAGTCAGGTGCGACTTTCACCGCTCGTTCCGAGGTCACCGGCGCACAGTGGAACGCGGACGAAGGCCAATGGGAAGTCACGGTGGTGCGCGACGGCCGTGAGCACACCGAGCTTTTCGACGTCCTCATCCGCGCCACCGGCGAGCCCTCCCCGTGGATCGCCGTGCCCGGGCGCAAGAACATCAGCGCCGACGAGCTCTACCTGCACAACGGTATCGACGTAGTCGGGTTGCCCAACGCCCTCTTCGTGGACTACCACACCCCGGACCCGAAGTTCGACGAGAAGTCCTGGGCCGTATTCGAGGCGCGCGGCGACTACGCCCGCCGTTACGTACGCCAGCTGGAAATCCGCGGCCCGGGTGCGCTGACGGTCAAACCGGATAAGTGGCGCGTCCAGCCCGGCACTGTCCGCGGCCTCAAGAGCGTGCTGGTCGAATTCGAGCCCGACGTGCACGACTTCACCCGCGCCGCAAACCACCAGGCCGCATCTCGTCGCCCGCTGCAAGCAACGGCCAGCTAA
- a CDS encoding oxygenase MpaB family protein, which translates to MTTLKPTETIAPSTENAQDYPSDRAASEAAGLPLGPDSILWQRFGDWRSMFVALSAGVLQIAQRDISRSLVQQSNVFDNEVARLVRSAFPIIRTVYEGPEVGAMIRDFHKDIKGTHPDGSRYHSLNPEVYYWAHATFTAMPYLMAGNFMPDLTHAEREQLFQESRTWYSFYGVAEPDGAPQSYDEYVAYMDAMYDKLGPSETIDRSRIMNGLTLDPPDPSVPRWAWKPVAPFASKLLLWVSIGLLPEKVRNTLGLEWTKADQRKLAVFSRATRGIFSLLPRKARMVPIATRAFERAEAEGGFHY; encoded by the coding sequence ATGACTACCCTAAAGCCCACCGAGACAATCGCCCCCTCGACCGAGAACGCGCAGGATTATCCGTCCGACCGTGCTGCGTCGGAAGCTGCCGGCCTGCCCCTCGGCCCGGATTCGATTCTGTGGCAGCGTTTCGGCGACTGGCGCTCGATGTTTGTGGCGCTCAGTGCCGGCGTGCTCCAGATCGCCCAGCGCGACATCAGCCGCTCGCTGGTGCAGCAGTCCAACGTCTTCGACAACGAAGTCGCCCGCCTGGTGCGCTCCGCATTCCCGATCATCCGCACCGTCTATGAAGGCCCTGAGGTCGGCGCGATGATTCGCGATTTCCACAAGGACATCAAGGGCACCCATCCGGACGGTTCCCGTTACCACTCACTCAACCCCGAGGTCTACTACTGGGCACACGCCACGTTTACCGCCATGCCTTACCTCATGGCTGGCAATTTCATGCCGGACCTGACGCACGCGGAGCGCGAGCAGCTCTTCCAGGAGTCGCGCACGTGGTACAGCTTCTACGGCGTTGCGGAGCCGGACGGCGCCCCGCAGAGCTACGACGAGTACGTCGCGTATATGGACGCAATGTACGACAAGCTCGGCCCCAGCGAGACCATCGACCGCTCCCGCATCATGAACGGCCTGACGCTTGATCCGCCGGACCCATCTGTGCCGCGCTGGGCGTGGAAGCCTGTCGCTCCGTTCGCCTCGAAGCTGTTGCTGTGGGTGTCCATCGGCCTGCTGCCCGAGAAGGTCCGCAACACGCTCGGCTTGGAGTGGACCAAGGCGGACCAGCGCAAGCTCGCAGTGTTCTCCCGTGCCACGCGCGGCATCTTCTCGCTGTTGCCGCGTAAGGCGCGCATGGTGCCCATCGCCACCCGAGCGTTCGAGCGCGCGGAGGCGGAAGGCGGCTTCCACTACTAA
- a CDS encoding DUF6114 domain-containing protein translates to MPAREEHQDEAEFDDFFDDDTDGDTAEADSSDTVEADSADSADSAEATDGATAAKERAKHSDERSRRERFREWRSTRPFAGGLLMLLSGIIMVAPAYFTVQISDLLVMISTISGVSTLLIGALLIMFGIGTWLQPYAATYLGVLGIIVSIVAVPTSNLGGFFVGSLLGIIGGALALGWEKDAKHRGAKHSRRKPTSAATSVLAVMASLSVVAGMLHDEPKVNAQEGLPLPQLPTSIALPQPPQLPQLSAPQLPQPSLPQPPAPSDAPGPVSELLTPQPIDTPLKDVPPGNISTVRADHVAITGNVHATLGMVNVGGVPQRTLVLTGDELRARNLSLEIPGFPGRGLLTTGQVETKLSNGPVRIVATGLTATPAVANVPTLPLTVDLGGDLGAILQQLGVPDAKPVPNVPVPDMVMQQVSLNNANLQLVSLSGLRLHAPAVKLTSYMR, encoded by the coding sequence ATGCCTGCTAGGGAAGAGCATCAGGACGAAGCGGAATTCGACGACTTCTTCGACGACGACACCGACGGCGACACTGCCGAGGCTGACAGTTCCGACACTGTCGAGGCCGACAGCGCCGACAGTGCCGACAGTGCCGAAGCGACCGATGGCGCAACCGCCGCGAAGGAGCGCGCAAAGCACTCCGACGAGCGCAGCAGGCGCGAGCGCTTCCGTGAGTGGCGCAGCACCAGGCCGTTCGCTGGCGGGCTTCTCATGCTGCTCTCCGGCATCATCATGGTCGCCCCGGCGTATTTTACGGTGCAGATTTCAGACCTGTTGGTCATGATTTCGACCATCTCAGGCGTATCGACGCTGCTCATCGGCGCGCTGTTGATCATGTTCGGCATCGGCACCTGGCTCCAGCCGTACGCGGCTACCTACCTGGGCGTGCTGGGCATCATCGTGTCGATTGTGGCGGTGCCGACGTCGAACCTGGGTGGGTTCTTCGTTGGTTCGCTGTTGGGCATCATCGGTGGTGCGTTGGCGCTCGGCTGGGAAAAGGATGCCAAACACCGTGGCGCGAAGCACTCGCGCCGCAAACCCACGTCCGCTGCGACATCGGTGCTTGCAGTAATGGCCAGCTTGAGCGTTGTGGCAGGCATGCTTCACGACGAACCAAAGGTCAACGCCCAAGAAGGCCTGCCCCTGCCGCAGCTGCCCACCAGCATCGCACTGCCGCAACCGCCCCAACTGCCGCAGCTTTCGGCGCCTCAATTGCCGCAGCCGAGCCTGCCGCAACCTCCTGCGCCGAGCGATGCTCCGGGCCCTGTCTCCGAGCTGCTCACCCCGCAGCCGATTGATACGCCGCTGAAGGACGTGCCGCCGGGCAACATCAGCACGGTGCGGGCAGATCACGTTGCCATCACCGGAAACGTGCACGCGACCTTGGGCATGGTCAACGTCGGCGGCGTGCCGCAGCGCACCCTCGTGCTCACGGGCGATGAGCTTCGCGCACGCAACCTCTCCCTCGAGATCCCGGGCTTCCCGGGACGCGGTTTGCTCACCACCGGGCAGGTGGAAACGAAACTTTCCAACGGCCCTGTGCGCATCGTCGCGACGGGGCTGACGGCAACTCCGGCGGTGGCCAACGTGCCCACCTTGCCGTTGACGGTGGACCTCGGCGGCGATCTCGGGGCGATTCTGCAGCAGCTCGGCGTCCCGGACGCGAAGCCGGTGCCCAACGTGCCAGTGCCGGACATGGTGATGCAGCAGGTCTCGCTCAATAACGCCAATCTGCAACTGGTCAGCCTCTCCGGGCTGCGCCTGCATGCCCCGGCAGTAAAGCTGACCTCCTACATGCGCTAA
- a CDS encoding DUF6230 family protein, producing the protein MGKINMKKTGAALATGLLAFGATGVAVAQGGLTANLALSGAFFKVTMTHLDGEGISIFMDGEQMAQEQLPVARLKFEHAYASNLCLSTTLPDIPMIGEGTFRLLAKGDNSVEVRDLVVGATDISGALDLTDASVGIDASKYNDMAQPGAWGLFAEKVSLSADDIRATSVGAKSLKASGVNVSVKRDNSDAC; encoded by the coding sequence ATGGGCAAGATCAACATGAAAAAGACGGGCGCGGCGCTCGCCACCGGGCTTTTGGCTTTTGGGGCCACCGGTGTTGCTGTGGCGCAGGGCGGCCTGACTGCGAACTTGGCGCTGTCCGGCGCGTTTTTTAAGGTGACGATGACCCACCTCGACGGTGAAGGGATTTCCATCTTCATGGACGGCGAGCAGATGGCGCAGGAGCAGCTGCCGGTGGCGCGCCTGAAGTTCGAGCACGCGTACGCCTCCAACTTGTGCCTGTCCACCACGCTGCCGGATATCCCGATGATCGGTGAAGGCACATTCCGCCTGCTTGCCAAGGGCGACAACAGCGTCGAGGTGCGCGACCTCGTGGTGGGCGCGACCGACATTTCCGGCGCCCTCGATCTGACGGATGCCTCCGTGGGCATCGACGCCAGCAAGTACAACGACATGGCGCAGCCCGGCGCGTGGGGCCTATTCGCGGAGAAGGTGTCACTCAGCGCCGACGATATCCGCGCCACCTCCGTGGGCGCGAAATCGCTGAAGGCATCCGGCGTGAACGTTTCGGTGAAGAGGGATAATTCGGATGCCTGCTAG
- a CDS encoding oxygenase MpaB family protein: MSQESYDDLLDGTVKEGRGRELKRAPLGPDSLLWQWGADSRLQLLRGYTGVLQNMHPAIGQSLLDHSKFFEEPFARLERSTPQIIASIYDESGELGKQIRDYHVDIKGKLRDGERYHSLNPETYWWAHATFVYRVILAQELFGTPFTHAEKDQLVREGVTWWDMYGLSERPVIDNYDDLVAYIDEMEDTVLERNETVDFALRTARVEPVKAPDGVSEAVWKVIWKPLMNSVIWLTIGTLNDKEREILELEWTKRDQRRFDRVANLVRGVFKILPEDKRYMEPGRSLMIKNGMIDGKYKEPKKITPYQPKSTADSGASAAAPKDGDDPVAQRRAAGCPF, encoded by the coding sequence ATGTCTCAAGAAAGCTATGACGATTTGCTCGACGGCACCGTCAAAGAAGGTCGGGGGCGCGAGCTGAAGCGCGCGCCCCTCGGACCGGATTCCCTGCTGTGGCAGTGGGGCGCAGACAGCCGCCTCCAACTTCTTCGCGGCTACACGGGCGTGCTGCAGAACATGCACCCGGCTATCGGCCAGTCGCTTCTGGACCACTCCAAGTTCTTTGAAGAGCCGTTTGCCCGTCTGGAGCGCTCCACCCCGCAGATCATCGCCTCCATCTACGACGAAAGCGGCGAGTTGGGCAAGCAGATCCGCGACTACCACGTAGACATCAAGGGCAAGCTTCGCGATGGCGAGCGTTACCACTCCCTGAACCCGGAGACCTACTGGTGGGCGCACGCCACCTTCGTCTACCGCGTCATCCTCGCCCAGGAGCTGTTTGGCACCCCGTTCACCCACGCCGAAAAGGACCAGCTGGTCCGCGAGGGCGTGACCTGGTGGGACATGTACGGCCTGTCCGAGCGCCCCGTCATCGACAACTACGACGACCTGGTCGCCTACATCGACGAGATGGAGGACACTGTCCTGGAGCGCAATGAGACGGTGGACTTCGCGCTGCGCACCGCACGCGTTGAGCCGGTCAAGGCGCCGGACGGCGTGTCCGAGGCCGTGTGGAAAGTGATTTGGAAGCCGCTGATGAACAGCGTGATCTGGCTGACCATCGGCACGCTCAACGACAAGGAACGCGAGATCCTGGAGCTGGAGTGGACCAAGCGCGACCAGCGCCGCTTCGACCGCGTTGCCAACCTCGTGCGCGGTGTGTTCAAGATCCTGCCCGAGGACAAGCGCTACATGGAACCGGGCCGGTCGTTGATGATTAAAAACGGCATGATCGACGGCAAGTACAAGGAACCGAAGAAGATCACCCCGTACCAGCCCAAGAGCACCGCGGATAGCGGCGCGTCCGCGGCCGCGCCGAAAGACGGCGACGACCCGGTCGCGCAACGCCGCGCGGCAGGCTGCCCCTTCTAA
- a CDS encoding succinic semialdehyde dehydrogenase — MLPNRLKEEALPKRFVDGLLELTTNYATGSLTAEDSTVVRSPFFADDLGYVGNGTVSDVDEAFRLARAAQRQWAETPLTDRVKVFERFHTIVFKRQDLLADIVQLETGKDRAAAFDEVLDVLNNARYYANNAERFLSPKRRAGAFPLITTTKEQRYPKGVVGQISPWNYPLALGISDAIAALIAGNAVVAKPDSTTPFSNIIAKKLLINAGLPRDLFQIVTGSGTVVGGAIAQQCDYLMFTGSTATGKILGRTVGERLVGYSAELGGKNAMIVAPDADIAKHADTIATACFSNSGQLCVSIERIYVHESVYETFLRALQKATESITLGKGLNWDYSMGSLIHQEQLERVQDFVDDAVSKGANIVTGGKARPDVGPFHFAPTILTDVPEDAKLRDQEVFGPVVYVQKVRDLDEAVDLANSLNYGLNASVFAAPSTAWKLAERIESGSVTINDGYASTWASVSTPLGGVKESGMARRHGPEGITKYTEVKNISAQRIMPMRGPGFLPRKYYGQLLTTALDLGRKLRFLP; from the coding sequence ATGCTTCCCAACCGCCTCAAGGAAGAAGCGCTGCCGAAGCGCTTCGTAGACGGGCTTCTCGAGCTCACCACCAATTACGCCACCGGATCCCTCACCGCCGAAGACAGCACTGTCGTGCGCTCCCCTTTCTTCGCCGACGACCTGGGCTACGTGGGAAACGGCACCGTCTCCGACGTCGATGAGGCGTTCCGGCTCGCCCGTGCCGCACAACGTCAGTGGGCCGAAACGCCTCTTACCGACCGGGTGAAGGTGTTCGAGCGGTTCCACACAATCGTGTTCAAGCGCCAGGACCTGCTCGCGGACATCGTCCAGCTCGAAACGGGCAAAGACCGCGCCGCCGCCTTCGACGAGGTGCTCGACGTACTTAACAACGCCCGCTACTACGCCAACAATGCAGAGCGTTTTCTTTCCCCCAAGCGCCGCGCCGGCGCCTTTCCGCTGATCACCACCACCAAGGAACAGCGTTACCCCAAGGGAGTGGTCGGCCAGATCAGCCCGTGGAACTACCCGCTGGCGCTGGGCATCTCTGATGCGATCGCCGCGCTGATCGCAGGCAACGCTGTGGTGGCCAAACCGGACTCCACCACCCCGTTTTCCAACATCATCGCCAAAAAGCTGCTCATCAACGCCGGTCTTCCCAGGGATCTCTTCCAAATCGTCACCGGCTCGGGCACCGTCGTCGGCGGCGCTATCGCCCAGCAGTGCGACTACTTGATGTTTACTGGCTCTACCGCCACCGGCAAGATCCTCGGCCGCACCGTCGGCGAGCGCCTGGTGGGCTACTCGGCGGAACTCGGCGGCAAAAACGCGATGATCGTCGCCCCGGATGCAGACATCGCCAAGCACGCCGACACTATTGCTACCGCGTGCTTTTCCAACTCCGGCCAGCTTTGCGTGTCCATCGAGCGCATCTACGTCCACGAATCCGTCTACGAGACGTTCTTGCGGGCGCTGCAGAAGGCAACCGAATCCATCACCTTGGGCAAAGGCCTGAACTGGGATTACTCCATGGGCTCGTTGATCCACCAGGAGCAACTGGAGCGCGTCCAGGACTTCGTCGACGACGCTGTGTCCAAGGGCGCGAACATTGTCACCGGCGGCAAGGCCCGCCCGGACGTCGGCCCGTTCCACTTCGCCCCGACCATCCTCACCGACGTGCCCGAGGACGCGAAGCTGCGTGACCAGGAGGTCTTCGGCCCAGTCGTCTACGTGCAAAAGGTGCGCGACCTCGACGAGGCTGTCGACCTTGCCAACAGCCTCAACTACGGCCTGAACGCCTCCGTCTTCGCCGCGCCGTCCACCGCCTGGAAGCTCGCCGAGCGCATCGAGTCCGGCAGCGTGACCATCAACGACGGCTACGCCTCCACATGGGCGAGCGTTTCCACCCCGCTCGGCGGCGTCAAAGAGTCCGGAATGGCGCGCCGCCACGGGCCCGAGGGCATCACCAAATACACCGAGGTGAAAAACATCTCTGCCCAGCGCATCATGCCAATGCGCGGCCCCGGCTTCCTGCCGCGCAAGTACTACGGGCAGCTGCTCACCACGGCGCTGGACCTCGGCCGGAAGCTGCGGTTTTTGCCGTAG